TGGCCTATTTCAATGTACAAATTTACTGGAGCCTGTGGAAGCGTGGGAGTCTCAGCAGGTGCCCCAGCCATGTGGGGTTCATCTCCACCTCCTCCAGTGACTCTGGACCCTTACCCAGAGCTGGGTTGGTTTCCAGAACATCTCTTCCTGCATTGAAGGAATCAGCCCCACCCCTTCACTCAGAAAGTCCTAGAAGAAAGAGCAGTCTCCTGGTGTCCTTAAGAACTCACGTGAACAGCAGAGTCATTGCCTTCAAAGTGGGTTCCTTCTCCCACCCTGAAACCCTGGCTCTTCACCACAGGGAGCACATGGAACTGCTCAGGGGCAGGAGACTAGCCAGGTCGCTGGCCATCCTGCTCACTGTGTTTGCCATTTGCTGGGCTCCGTATTGTCTGTTCACAATTGTTCTTTCAACTTATCCCAAAGGGAAGCGCCCCAAATCAGTTTGGTACAGCATTGCCTTTTGGCTACAGTGGTTCAATTCTTTCGTTAATCCATTTTTGTACCCCTTATGTCACAGACATTTCCAGAAAGCtttctggaaaatattttgtgtgaaaAAAGCAACCCACACCATCACAGAACCGGTCCATATCCTCATGAGGACCATGACATCGCTCTGTCAGTTTCGCTCTCTACATCGTCCAGATGGACCTGAGCTTCCATCTTGTTCTATATTCTCCAACAAACAGTGCATAAAATATAATGTTTGAAAGCTTTAATAAAAACTCTGAACGGGGAGCACCACTCTAGTCAACAGCAGTGTGGTGGACGTGACAAGTTCACAGCTGCAAAAGGACCGATAATTTCCTCAGTCCTCATCACTCACCACCTCTTCCCTACTTTGTGGATCTCGATGTAATGGTGACTGTGAAACTCCTGTATTCTTTCTATGTTCAGTGTTTTCTCCAGAAGTgtcagtttctgtgtgtgtgtgtgtgtgtgtgtgtgtgtgtgtgtgtgtgtgtgtgcaggtgccttcagaggccagaagagggtgccagaccacccgaagctggagttacaggcagttctgagccaTAACACATGGGTGCTGGTGACCAAACAGGGCAGGTAGAGCTCTGAACGGCTGGGCCACTGCTCCAGCCCCTAGtctctgttttccattttctagtcACACAACTGTCTAGTTTGAGCCATCATTCCTTAAAGAAGCACTGGGTAATCAAGTCCATGCAGGAAGT
The genomic region above belongs to Peromyscus leucopus breed LL Stock chromosome 19, UCI_PerLeu_2.1, whole genome shotgun sequence and contains:
- the Hrh4 gene encoding LOW QUALITY PROTEIN: histamine H4 receptor (The sequence of the model RefSeq protein was modified relative to this genomic sequence to represent the inferred CDS: deleted 1 base in 1 codon); amino-acid sequence: MSLLAFAIMLGNAVVILAFVVDKNLRHRSNYFFLNLAISDFFVGMISIPLYIPHMLFNWNFGSEICIFWLITDYLLCTASVYNIVLISYDRYQSVSNAVSYRAQHTGTVKIVAPMVAVWILAFLVNGPMILASHSWKNSTTTQECEPGFVTEWYILAITSFLEFLLPVVSVAYFNVQIYWSLWKRGSLSRCPSHVGFISTSSSDSGPLPRAGLVSRTSLPALKESAPPLHSESPRRKSSLLVSLRTHVNSRVIAFKVGSFSHPETLALHHREHMELLRGRRLARSLAILLTVFAICWAPYCLFTIVLSTYPKGKRPKSVWYSIAFWLQWFNSFVNPFLYPLCHRHFQKAFWKIFCVKKQPTPSQNRSISS